A genomic segment from Anticarsia gemmatalis isolate Benzon Research Colony breed Stoneville strain chromosome 12, ilAntGemm2 primary, whole genome shotgun sequence encodes:
- the LOC142977161 gene encoding heme transporter hrg1-A-like isoform X1, giving the protein MLRVHLHIVFSAIGAVLGLSAFICFCIVYANIEAGMWALLSGIHASLALMLHCHYLKQSLHVNFSRKALQYIGDFGMVGCVSGLALTCFYLFLEFYYQADIMPIKSSIIIRLVWSFMMTKWGLMLFLYTKKYLRTYNDHQLFSENPHIEETENLIQQGEVADHEDDASPE; this is encoded by the exons ATGTTGCGCGTACATCTACACATAGTTTTTAGTGCTATCGGAGCAGTACTAGGATTGTCTGCATTTATATGTTTTTGCATTGTTTATGCAAACATTGAAGCCGGAATGTGGGCGCTTTTATCTG GTATACATGCATCACTGGCCCTGATGCTGCACTGCCACTACTTGAAGCAGTCTCTTCACGTAAACTTCTCAAGGAAGGCTCTGCAGTACATCGGAGATTTTGGCATGGTGGGCTGTGTGTCCGGACTGGCTCTGACATGCTTCTACCTGTTCCTTGAGTTTTATTACCAAGCTG ATATAATGCCAATAAAGTCCAGCATCATTATCCGTCTCGTGTGGTCTTTCATGATGACCAAGTGGGGTCTGATGCTGTTCCTCTACACGAAGAAGTACCTCAGGACCTACAACGACCACCAGCTCTTCTCCGAAAACCCTCACATTGAGGAGAC TGAAAACCTGATACAGCAGGGTGAGGTCGCCGACCACGAAGACGACGCGTCACCAGAATAA
- the LOC142977161 gene encoding heme transporter hrg1-A-like isoform X2 has translation MLRVHLHIVFSAIGAVLGLSAFICFCIVYANIEAGMWALLSGIHASLALMLHCHYLKQSLHVNFSRKALQYIGDFGMVGCVSGLALTCFYLFLEFYYQADIMPIKSSIIIRLVWSFMMTKWGLMLFLYTKKYLRTYNDHQLFSENPHIEET, from the exons ATGTTGCGCGTACATCTACACATAGTTTTTAGTGCTATCGGAGCAGTACTAGGATTGTCTGCATTTATATGTTTTTGCATTGTTTATGCAAACATTGAAGCCGGAATGTGGGCGCTTTTATCTG GTATACATGCATCACTGGCCCTGATGCTGCACTGCCACTACTTGAAGCAGTCTCTTCACGTAAACTTCTCAAGGAAGGCTCTGCAGTACATCGGAGATTTTGGCATGGTGGGCTGTGTGTCCGGACTGGCTCTGACATGCTTCTACCTGTTCCTTGAGTTTTATTACCAAGCTG ATATAATGCCAATAAAGTCCAGCATCATTATCCGTCTCGTGTGGTCTTTCATGATGACCAAGTGGGGTCTGATGCTGTTCCTCTACACGAAGAAGTACCTCAGGACCTACAACGACCACCAGCTCTTCTCCGAAAACCCTCACATTGAGGAGACGtaa
- the LOC142977124 gene encoding uncharacterized protein LOC142977124 isoform X1: MSRVGQAQMTKLLDLLSEEGVLVNGRVVYTNTNKQSFWKRVALQLNSVENGVYKNTWKWCKMWADWKNKTKKKANILLRKKCYGLDHPTPRLSALEKRLLKIINYPMDNKMDTARLEAVAKVEATDNSDDFSMEFLQEEFNESSVKDRTSSEDEDNASNSYDRNGSEFCDVDEVLKEETKVLEESEADHRVREKDKLSKKKKMPLQEYKERTKLKLEKDRIQQKNEELRLRALELKLKGEELRLKEMEMNKINYLTNIEEEKLKCFRDISASLKEILERSRTGNLRFHNSL; encoded by the exons ATGAGTCGAGTAGGTCAAGCACAGATGACAAAACTTTTAGATTTATTAAGCGAAGAAGGGGTACTCGTTAATGGAAGAGTAGTATATACTAACACAAATAAACAGAGCTTTTGGAAACGAGTGGCGTTACAGCTTAATTCTGTAGAAAATGGGGTATACAAGAACACTTGGAAATGGTGTAAA ATGTGGGCAGATTGGAAGAATAAAACCAAGAAGAAAGCTAACatacttttaagaaaaaagtgTTATGGCTTAGATCATCCAACACCTAGGCTATCTGCACTAGAAAAAAGGCTCCTCAAAATAATCAACTATCCAATGGATAATAAGATGGACACAGCCAGATTAGAAGCG gtgGCCAAAGTAGAGGCAACAGATAATTCAGATGACTTCTCCATGGAGTTCCTGCAAGAGGAGTTCAATGAATCAAGTGTAAAAGACAGAACATCATCAGAAGATGAAGATAATGCTTCAAACAGTTATGACAGAAATGGCAGTGAATTCTGTGATGTAGATGAAGTTTTGAAAG aaGAAACAAAAGTATTAGAAGAATCAGAAGCGGACCATAGAGTAAGAGAAAAAGATAAactatcaaagaaaaaaaagatgCCCCTACAAGAATACAAAGagagaacaaaattaaaattagagaAGGATAGAATTCAACAGAAGAATGAAGAATTAAGACTGAGAgcattagaattaaaattaaaaggagAAGAATTAAGACTGAAAGAGATGGagatgaacaaaataaattatttaactaatattgAGGAAGAGAAACTTAAATGTTTTAGAGATATATCAGCATCTTTAAAAga aataCTGGAGCGATCTAGAACTGGAAACTTAAGATTTCATAACTCATTATAA
- the LOC142977124 gene encoding uncharacterized protein LOC142977124 isoform X2: MWADWKNKTKKKANILLRKKCYGLDHPTPRLSALEKRLLKIINYPMDNKMDTARLEAVAKVEATDNSDDFSMEFLQEEFNESSVKDRTSSEDEDNASNSYDRNGSEFCDVDEVLKEETKVLEESEADHRVREKDKLSKKKKMPLQEYKERTKLKLEKDRIQQKNEELRLRALELKLKGEELRLKEMEMNKINYLTNIEEEKLKCFRDISASLKEILERSRTGNLRFHNSL, from the exons ATGTGGGCAGATTGGAAGAATAAAACCAAGAAGAAAGCTAACatacttttaagaaaaaagtgTTATGGCTTAGATCATCCAACACCTAGGCTATCTGCACTAGAAAAAAGGCTCCTCAAAATAATCAACTATCCAATGGATAATAAGATGGACACAGCCAGATTAGAAGCG gtgGCCAAAGTAGAGGCAACAGATAATTCAGATGACTTCTCCATGGAGTTCCTGCAAGAGGAGTTCAATGAATCAAGTGTAAAAGACAGAACATCATCAGAAGATGAAGATAATGCTTCAAACAGTTATGACAGAAATGGCAGTGAATTCTGTGATGTAGATGAAGTTTTGAAAG aaGAAACAAAAGTATTAGAAGAATCAGAAGCGGACCATAGAGTAAGAGAAAAAGATAAactatcaaagaaaaaaaagatgCCCCTACAAGAATACAAAGagagaacaaaattaaaattagagaAGGATAGAATTCAACAGAAGAATGAAGAATTAAGACTGAGAgcattagaattaaaattaaaaggagAAGAATTAAGACTGAAAGAGATGGagatgaacaaaataaattatttaactaatattgAGGAAGAGAAACTTAAATGTTTTAGAGATATATCAGCATCTTTAAAAga aataCTGGAGCGATCTAGAACTGGAAACTTAAGATTTCATAACTCATTATAA
- the LOC142977124 gene encoding uncharacterized protein LOC142977124 isoform X3 translates to MVAKVEATDNSDDFSMEFLQEEFNESSVKDRTSSEDEDNASNSYDRNGSEFCDVDEVLKEETKVLEESEADHRVREKDKLSKKKKMPLQEYKERTKLKLEKDRIQQKNEELRLRALELKLKGEELRLKEMEMNKINYLTNIEEEKLKCFRDISASLKEILERSRTGNLRFHNSL, encoded by the exons ATG gtgGCCAAAGTAGAGGCAACAGATAATTCAGATGACTTCTCCATGGAGTTCCTGCAAGAGGAGTTCAATGAATCAAGTGTAAAAGACAGAACATCATCAGAAGATGAAGATAATGCTTCAAACAGTTATGACAGAAATGGCAGTGAATTCTGTGATGTAGATGAAGTTTTGAAAG aaGAAACAAAAGTATTAGAAGAATCAGAAGCGGACCATAGAGTAAGAGAAAAAGATAAactatcaaagaaaaaaaagatgCCCCTACAAGAATACAAAGagagaacaaaattaaaattagagaAGGATAGAATTCAACAGAAGAATGAAGAATTAAGACTGAGAgcattagaattaaaattaaaaggagAAGAATTAAGACTGAAAGAGATGGagatgaacaaaataaattatttaactaatattgAGGAAGAGAAACTTAAATGTTTTAGAGATATATCAGCATCTTTAAAAga aataCTGGAGCGATCTAGAACTGGAAACTTAAGATTTCATAACTCATTATAA